One genomic segment of Nocardia spumae includes these proteins:
- a CDS encoding condensation domain-containing protein has protein sequence MVGFGFFDDWHPLPGRLIAWSPAPHSRAAVLSAPEHPIGPSYQQREYLRAAYRQRDSGSRGSRLCMIAFDFPSPLDREAMTRTITAFARRHDTFWSWFSHEPGDRIARHVADPDDIEFVPTDHGECVDSQTVRDHVQRQARDVFDWDCFGFGVIDRGDSFTVYAAVDHLHTDGVGQALSCVDLLLLYGNELSGGRVSIEPVDGHLAYCERELAHNAALTTESSPVRRWLDLLVRHDGAVPSFPMDLGVTPGGGFTDGAQITVPLFAESEAVRFEEVCQEFGGKFLGGLFAAIALTEYELTGRDRYFVFTPVNTRSTPGEQASIGWYTSLVPVAVAVRPDDGFTSLVGRAQAQTDAAKELAEVCVHRVIELAADDPRIRTRLGFSAPMVSYVDVRRMAGVEMFDRINGGLYGNRASSSEVYLWINRFPDITTLTMVFPDTPRAHEAIDKYLSTLTTRCRDIALTGTERVGAALS, from the coding sequence GTGGTCGGTTTCGGTTTCTTCGACGATTGGCATCCGCTGCCCGGCAGGCTGATCGCCTGGTCGCCCGCTCCGCACTCACGCGCGGCGGTGCTCTCCGCGCCCGAGCATCCGATCGGCCCGTCCTACCAGCAGCGCGAATATCTGCGAGCGGCATATCGGCAGCGCGACAGCGGATCTCGCGGCTCCCGGCTGTGCATGATCGCCTTCGACTTCCCCAGTCCGCTGGATCGCGAGGCGATGACCCGGACGATCACCGCGTTCGCCCGCCGCCACGACACCTTCTGGAGTTGGTTCTCGCACGAGCCCGGTGACCGGATCGCGCGGCACGTCGCCGACCCGGACGATATCGAATTCGTGCCCACCGACCACGGCGAGTGCGTCGACAGCCAGACGGTACGCGATCATGTGCAACGCCAGGCGCGAGATGTATTCGACTGGGACTGCTTCGGTTTCGGCGTCATCGACCGCGGCGACTCGTTCACCGTCTACGCCGCCGTCGATCATCTGCACACCGACGGTGTGGGGCAGGCGCTGTCGTGTGTGGACCTGTTGCTGCTCTACGGCAACGAATTGTCCGGCGGCCGGGTGAGTATCGAGCCGGTGGATGGGCATCTGGCGTACTGCGAGCGCGAACTGGCCCACAATGCCGCGCTCACCACCGAATCCTCCCCGGTGCGACGCTGGCTGGATCTGCTGGTCCGCCACGACGGCGCGGTGCCGTCGTTTCCGATGGACCTCGGGGTGACGCCCGGCGGCGGATTCACCGACGGCGCCCAGATCACCGTACCGCTGTTCGCGGAATCGGAGGCGGTGCGGTTCGAGGAGGTCTGCCAGGAATTCGGCGGCAAGTTCCTCGGCGGCCTCTTCGCGGCGATCGCACTCACCGAATACGAATTGACCGGCCGGGACCGCTATTTCGTCTTCACGCCGGTCAACACCCGGTCCACGCCGGGGGAGCAGGCGTCGATCGGCTGGTACACCAGCCTGGTACCGGTCGCGGTGGCGGTGCGGCCGGACGACGGGTTCACCTCACTGGTCGGGCGCGCCCAAGCGCAGACCGACGCGGCCAAGGAACTGGCCGAGGTCTGTGTGCACCGGGTGATCGAACTGGCCGCCGACGATCCCCGCATCCGCACCCGGCTCGGATTCTCCGCGCCGATGGTCTCCTACGTCGACGTCCGGCGGATGGCGGGGGTGGAGATGTTCGACCGTATCAACGGTGGGCTGTACGGCAATCGGGCCAGCTCCAGCGAGGTCTACCTGTGGATCAATCGCTTCCCCGACATCACGACGCTCACCATGGTGTTTCCGGATACGCCCCGCGCGCACGAGGCGATCGACAAGTATCTGTCGACGCTGACCACCCGCTGTCGCGATATCGCTCTGACCGGCACCGAGCGGGTCGGGGCCGCCTTATCGTGA